The genomic window ACCGAGCCGCCGAGTCTAGGGCCTCCCCATCCCAGTTTGGCCGCGTCCAAGTCTGGTCAATTTTTCGTCAGATCTAGCAAGGGAATGCTTGATTGAGGATTTGTCATCAACGAACCAGTGTCATCCACATTTGTTTCCCTGaatcagtgtcatcaatgaatCAATGCTAGTGTTGTAATGTTTACAGTGCTCTTGGTTGTGGCTGTTTGAATTAAACGTCTGGTATTGTGCTATCTGCTATTAATCTATGGTATCAATGTGCGATTTATTATATTCTCAGTTATTTTCATATTTGGATTTGATGGTCAATTGGTGATGAATCTGACTGGTTAGCTTTTTTGGATTCATTTGTTGAATTGAATATGCTATGATATGGTTAATAAACTGATGCTCGATCAGTTGATTGTTGGATGTTGAACCCTCACATAGTCACATGCTAGGCAGCACTAATACGGATACGAGGATACATCATTTTCCTAGGAAACCCAATACGCAGATACGTTTTACTTAAAAAACAGTAATAAGTTTGCAGGGCATGTTTATATTATCTGAATCACTCAGAGTCTACTATTGCCAACATGTCCTATCAAACCAGAGCATATGTCTAGATTTAACTCATCAATAATTTGTATATGAGATGACAAAAGGTAGTTCAAATTATGCAGTATCAACACTAATTTGCTTTGTCATTTTCACAACATGCAAATCTGTTTCCACTCCATATGAATCATAACCACCGGCCAATTTTGTTAACCAATTAACCTGAAACCCAGGGCAATAAGAAAATTTTAGGAGCACCGTACTTACAAGAAGTCAGTCACCACTACTTGAAGTTCAATCACAGCATCAACAGTTCAGCAACACATGAGTACATGACACATCACATATCGCACATCAGTTGGTCACTACTCGGTCGAACATTCTCTGAAATAGTCAAATCACagaagagagggaaggggaagaAAGGAGGAAAAAGACGAGAGCCGGAGAGGAACTCACCGCTGCCGTTGGATGCGGCTAGGATGGTGTCGCGGGCGGCGGGCGGGCGACCCTGCGAGGAGGCGTGCGGGACTGCGGGCAGGACTGTGGGCAGATACATATCCAATTGCATATCCGGTATCCAATTGCATATCCGGAATTTacataactattttttttcgGATACTTGCTGGATACATATCCGGCAAGTATCCGGTGTGTATCGGTATAGGATATGGTATCTGATACGGATATTGTGCCTTCTTGAAGTATCGGTGTTTCAGAGGTCACATGCTGCTGTCAGTACTACTGTAAAAATAGAAATACCAAGCTGGTATGATTTTTagcttttttcttcattttaggTCTGTAAATTCGGTGGCCAGTGTGTgaaaaccaaaataaaatgtACATAATCAAATAAACCTAAACAACCGAATGCACTGTGACACTGCATGTGCCGATGCCATGACCGGGTTTCTGCCTATTTTATCCTTGCAGTAAGAGGAACACAAAATTGGGTCTGACCATTTGTCCTTACATGTGTGAATTTTGGCTAGCctgcagtttttttttccacTGAAGGTATGAACTGACCTGACTACTTCATTACTGAACATTAGTTATTTTCCTTGCAGGATTGTGAGGCTTTTGATTTTAAACAATACGGTTCTCTCTGGGTGAACCAAGATGTCTGGAAATGATGATAAGTCTCAGGCTGCTGAAAAAATAAAGGCAGCCGCATTATCAGCTGCCAAGGGACTGAGCAGAGCTCAAGCTGAAcgtgctgctgccgccgctgcccgCAATGTCAATGCTTATGGGCAGAAGGAAGAGGGACCAAGCCGCTGGCAGGAGAGGAAGGAAGCTAAGAGACAGATGTATCTGATGAGTACAGAGAAGGCTGCAAAACTGGGTACTGTGAAACTGAAAACTTCAGAAACTTCTTCTCTTGGTGCATATACCCAATGTCAGAAGTGTTTCCAGCATGGGCACTGGACATACGAGTGCAAAAATGAGCGGGTGTACGTTTCGCGCCCCTCAAGAACGCAGCAGCTTAAGAATCCCAAGCTGAAGAAAAATGTGTCGGTTTCTTCTCATTTTGAGAACCCTGATCTTGTAaaggaaagggaggaggagaggaagttGGTGAAAGAGAAGTTGAAGAAGGAAAAGTCTGAAAGGAAAAAGGGAAAGAGCAAGAGAAAACACCGTTCGCGGAGTGATTCAGATCGAGACAGTAGCGATGCTTCAGTCTTTGACTCCGACTCTGAATCATCTGTGACGGGCTCTGAAGATTCTTCCGGAAGCAGCTCGAGTTACAGTTCCTCGGACTCTGAGGACAGGAAGCGGCGATACAGAAGGAAGCAGAAGAAGAGAAGGCACAGGAGGGACAGCACATCATCGGCGTCATCCGAATCTGAATCTGAATCTGTGTCGGACAGTGATTCCGATGACAAGGGAAGCCGGAGGAAGAGCAAAAGACGGGGTGGCAGGCGCTGAGTTTGGAGAACTGGAGAAGGCAATGTGGATGCTGAATATGATGATATAGTTTAGTTCGCATGTGAGTTTCTTCTCATCATAATCAGGGCTGCATGTGCCAGGCGTCCTCCAAGAAACAAATGTTAGCAGTTGCTTTCTTGAATGGTAGTTATGATTTCTTTTTCGTGTACTAAGAAATACTCGAAGCTCTAGCTTTTCCTATTCTATGATCTTTGTGAGAATCATTGGTACTGTAACAATATTCACCTATGAATTTCTAAGTTTGGTGTATCTTCTTGAATGTTTTCTGTAATAATCTGATCTTGGCTCACCCCCTCTGGTTCCTTCTTGCACGACTTGCAGTTCTTGCTGTTTCCACTTGCTCAGAGAAATCACATCACTGGGGGAGTTTATGGTAGCCTCGCATTCCCAGGATGACAGTCGTGTCCTCTGACACCCGCGCAGTTAACACAGGCTGGATCCGTATGACTTGCAATGATACTGCCTTAGAAGCGGAGCAGCATATAATATATCTCTACCAGTTCATTCAATCAACAGTTTGCAGCAGTTGACTGGCACAAACTTCAGATGAAGAGAAACTGGATGGATCTTCGGCTGAGCTGTTCACCGTTTGGGTTGTATCTGCATCCAAGAATCAGAAGGTAATAACCACACTTTGAGCTGCCTGGCTTGACTTTGAGCTGAGGTGATCCTGCATTGCCCTTCAGTTGCTCCGGCAAGAACTGACCATGGTTAAGGGTTTCTTTTTGGGATGAAAATTTCGTCGTGAAGAAATTTTCGTTTTTTTCAGCGctctaatgattttttttcacggtTTTCGTTACAAAGAGATTTTTAAggtcattcctttcaggacgggattctctctccttcctttCACAATTTCCCTCGAAAtgaaactgttgaagatgagagaaaataaaaggagtGAGAATAAgaacggaaaaaaaaaaatgaagagaatatgattgAAGATAATCTTAATCTTACAAGAGTCGGTTGCTGCGTTGAAATCCTTCACTTGGCATGGGGGGTGCTACGGGCTacctcttctcttcttcccccTCGTCTTGTCGGCAGCGGCTGCGGCGCACATGATCGGTGGCAGGCGCCTGTCGGCCGATCGACGACGACGGGATGGTTCCTGCTGCCAGTCGCCTCCGCCAGCCGGGCTACCTGTGTAGTTTGCGTTGTTTACTGCCTCCACATCACGTTCAAGCTTCAGAGCCTGATGGACAGCCTCTCTTTGCCAGCCGCTTCAGGCCAAGAGCCGGAGGAATCTACCGGTTCTGCTTGGATTTACCGTTGGTTTCTTTCGTCTGCCTGCGATGCACGCTGCTCCGTAGCAGGTACGTACGTGTACATCTATGTCCCTTACAAATCTGAGTCATACATGGAGACCGTAGACCACGATTAGTGGGACATGCATGTCAGAGTTTCCTGTATATGATCCGAGTCTTCTATACAAGTTTCCTGTATATCAGTGTGAAATCAGATGTGGAATGCTTGCTTGCTTATTGCTGTGTTTTTCATATTGGAAAATTTATGCTCTCTGCTGTCGTTTTACTGTAGCTGAAAGTAACTGTAAACTGGATCCTCCTACTTAGGATTCCTGCTGACTACTAAATAAAGTGTGTGGCAATATAGAGACACTCATCTCTTTTCCCTATAAAGACAACCCCCATCCCTTTCTCTACCATGTCTAAGACAACATACTTTTGGTATATAAGTTACAGTATGGAGTTTTTACAGGCTTTTAGAAATCTCCTCATCTTTAGAGGGCATTGGCAGGCATGCATGATCGATTCTCCTTGATCCAAACTGGGCCCACGGGGTTCTGAAAGCCGGCAACTTGTAATGATTCCCATTAGCTTTCCTTCCTTTTCCCTGCCATCGATCTCTCACTCCTGGCTCTGCGAGCTAGCTTTATATGTGGAGATCTGAGATCTTTGCATCAGAATATAGTGAGACATGTGTATCAAGGGAGCTTGCTGGGACAATCATTGCTCGCAACATTCCTGCATCACTTGGTTAATTCCCTGCATATGCACTCTCTAGCTAGTTCCTACTGGCCTGAGGCTCTTCTCTGTTGTGCTCCACAGAAGTATCACATGTTTGTGTTGCTGCTGCTAAATATTGGCTTTTCCTATATTGCCCTCTGGGTGCCATTTACATGCCCTTCTGAAAATCTGATGAATTACTATTAGGATTGCTTTCTACTTTTTGTTCTGGAATGGTGAGGGATTTTAGTATTTGACTGTTATTTAGTTGCATATAAGTAATGTACTCTAAAAAATTATACAGATCTTGAAGCAACTACtaagatgaagaaattgatcagCAACAGATCATTACTACCTCAAGTACTTTAAGATTTAGGTTCATACGAAAACTTCTGTTCTGAGGATCATAGGAAAAAAGTCTTATGTTTACGTCCTTATTACGTACCATACTTTGTTCATTTGTTTTTTCCTGTCACCCTAGTTCTATATAATTTGTATAACTATATTCGGTGTCTACTTTCAAGTGCATATTTCGAAATTTGCATTGAGTTGAGTGGTATGATCTAAAATCCATTGGTTTTCTCCCTTCCATACATATTAGTTGACATAGACAGCACATAGAACCTGAGATAACCTAAATGCCTCACATAATAAATCACGCCACTGTATGCAGTGTGCATTGCACACACATGCAAGATGGTCTGGGAATACATCCGTGCTACAAGGAGAAGACACTTTGATATTATGAGGACCATGCAACGAGCTGATTGATCAGGCAGGCAGGTGTCCAGTTCGCAGTAATTTTTTTGTGGCGTCAAAGGGGACCAGCAGCAAAATGTGGCGGTGAATGTTGTGGTCTTCGATTTACATACGTAGTACCACTTGCGTAAGCAGGAAAGCCTGAGACAtctcagagcagttcaagggTCATTATGTGATGGAACGACCACCCTGTACCACATATCATACTGACTGCAGCatctttatttatttgctttccATTTGTGATACACAACTCATTAACTTATTATGAGAATACCTTCAAAAATG from Phragmites australis chromosome 14, lpPhrAust1.1, whole genome shotgun sequence includes these protein-coding regions:
- the LOC133890981 gene encoding uncharacterized protein LOC133890981 codes for the protein MSGNDDKSQAAEKIKAAALSAAKGLSRAQAERAAAAAARNVNAYGQKEEGPSRWQERKEAKRQMYLMSTEKAAKLGTVKLKTSETSSLGAYTQCQKCFQHGHWTYECKNERVYVSRPSRTQQLKNPKLKKNVSVSSHFENPDLVKEREEERKLVKEKLKKEKSERKKGKSKRKHRSRSDSDRDSSDASVFDSDSESSVTGSEDSSGSSSSYSSSDSEDRKRRYRRKQKKRRHRRDSTSSASSESESESVSDSDSDDKGSRRKSKRRGGRR